One Pieris brassicae chromosome 11, ilPieBrab1.1, whole genome shotgun sequence DNA window includes the following coding sequences:
- the LOC123716110 gene encoding CHH-like protein, whose translation MHLNSLQLCTAALTLALVAAVPASTPHHVSRRSFFSLECKGVFDAAIFARLDRICDDCYNLFREPQLYTLCRSDCFTTLFFKGCVESLCLSDEVEELDLMIDFIGKR comes from the exons ATGCATCTTAACTCGTTACAACTGTGCACGGCTGCGTTGACGCTGGCTCTTGTAGCAGCGGTGCCCGCTTCTACGCCGCATCACGTCTCTCGCCGGTCATTCTTTAGCCTCGAATGCAAAGGTGTTTTTGACGCGGCGATTTTCGCGCGCTTAGATCGTATCTGTGACGACTGCTATAACCTCTTTAGAGAACCGCAGCTCTATACTCTATGCAG GTCGGATTGTTTTACCACGCTCTTTTTCAAGGGTTGTGTGGAGTCTCTGTGCCTCTCGGACGAGGTGGAGGAACTGGATCTAATGATCGATTTCATCGGAAAACGCTAA